From a region of the Sander lucioperca isolate FBNREF2018 chromosome 8, SLUC_FBN_1.2, whole genome shotgun sequence genome:
- the LOC116046689 gene encoding olfactory receptor 51E1-like: MDSELNITYITLGGHVEVEKYRYLYFLMMFTVYFLIICSNSTIVYLIWLHQNLHEPMYIFIAALLLNSVLISTAIYPKLLIDFLSEKQVISYSACLFQCFLYYSLNGSEFLLLAAMSYDRYVSICKPLQHQTIMKKTTVRSFLGLAWFVPACQIAVPVSLIANTKLCNFTLKGIFCNNSVYKLHCVSSRALSVYGVIVLINVSLLPVIFILFTYTKIFLITYQSRREVRMKAAQTCLPHLLVLISFSCLITYDVVIVKLELELPKTIHLIMTLQVIFYHPLFNPIIYGLKMKEIYNHIRRLFCQRELHQHINK, from the coding sequence atgGATAGTGAAttaaatataacatatataactcTTGGTGGGCATGTTGAAGTGGAAAAATAcagatatctttattttttgatgatgttcacaGTATATTTTCTAATAATCTGCAGTAATTCTACTATTGTGTACCTTATCTGGCTTCACCAAAACCTTCATGAGcctatgtacattttcattgctGCTTTGTTACTGAACTCTGTTCTTATCAGCACTGCTATCTACCCAAAGCTTTTGATTgactttttatctgaaaaacagGTCATATCTTATTCAGCCTGTCTCTTTCAGTGTTTCCTATATTACTCTTTAAATGGCTCAGAGTTCTTACTGTTGGCAGCCATGTCTTATGACagatatgtgtctatatgtaaaCCTCTGCAACATCAAACTATCATGAAGAAAACAACTGTCCGTTCCTTTCTGGGTTTAGCTTGGTTTGTGCCTGCTTGTCAGATTGCAGTTCCAGTATCACTTATTGCAAATACTAAACTCTGTAACTTTACTTTGAAAGGAATCTTTTGCAACAACTCAGTTTACAAACTTCACTGTGTGAGCTCAAGAGCACTCTCTGTGTACGGTGTGATTGTTTTGATCAATGTTTCACTTCTGCCTGTGATTTTCATACTTTTTACATACACAAAGATATTTCTAATAACGTACCAAAGTCGTAGAGAAGTCAGAATGAAAGCTGCACAGACCTGTTTACCTCATCTGTTGGTTCTAATCAGCTTTTCTTGTTTGATTACTTATGATGTCGTTATTGTTAAACTGGAATTGGAGCTTCCAAAAACTATACATTTAATAATGACTTTACAAGTGATTTTTTATCATCCTCTCTTTAATCCAATCATATACGGactaaaaatgaaagaaatttaTAATCACATCAGGAGGTTGTTCTGTCAAAGAGAACTGCACCAACATATCAACAAATGA
- the LOC116046690 gene encoding olfactory receptor 6N1-like codes for MKSNNSLNPLYFQFTLFADFGPLIYLFFSLCLLLYMTVVSANIVIILTVCLEKSLHQPMYIFICCLSFNSLYGSAGFFPRFLTDILSDTHLISRPLCFIQMYVIYTYASCEVTILSIMAYDRFVAICQPLHYHSKMTFKMVTHLVIFAVLYPAFAMGFMLYLTVRLPLCGNKLNRLFCSNWPVVQLSCVDTTLNNIAGQFVTITTVFIPLFFVLYTYLRILIVCRRSSSEFRGKALQTCLPHIITFMTYSLSIFCELSLTRFEADKMNPIITVVLSLEYLMIPPINNPLVYGLSLPQIKIVIFRFLKKGPDVKDSA; via the coding sequence ATGAAGAGCAACAACAGCCTGAATCCTTTGTATTTTCAGTTCACTCTGTTTGCAGACTTTGGGCCCCTCATATATCTGTTCTTCAGTCTGTGTCTGTTACTCTACATGACTGTTGTCTCTGCTAACATTGTCATTATTCTGACAGTCTGTCTGGAGAAGTCTCTGCATCAGCCCATGTATATTTTTAtctgctgtctgtcttttaACTCTCTGTACGGCTCAGCCGGCTTCTTCCCCAGGTTTCTGACTGACATTCTGTCTGACACTCATTTGATCTCACGTCCATTATGTTTCATTCAGATGTATGTTATTTACACCTATGCATCATGTGAGGTGACTATTCTGAGCATCATGGCCTACGATAGATTTGTTGCTATTTGCCAGCCTTTACACTATCACAgtaaaatgacatttaagatGGTAACACATCTTGTGATTTTTGCCGTGCTCTACCCTGCATTTGCTATGGGTTTCATGTTGTATCTTACTGTTAGATTACCGTTGTGTGGCAATAAACTGAACAGGcttttctgttccaactggcctGTGGTTCAGCTCTCCTGTGTGGACACAACTCTGAACAACATAGCAGGTCAGTTTGTCACGATAACAACCGTCTTCATCCCCCTGTTCTTTGTCCTGTACACCTATCTACGTATTCTGATTGTTTGCAGGAGAAGCTCGTCTGAATTCAGAGGAAAGGCGTTACAGACCTGCCTGCCTCACATCATAACATTTATGACCTATTCTTTATCCATCTTCTGTGAGCTGTCATTGACTCGATTTGAGGCTGATAAAATGAATCCGATCATCACAGTTGTTTTATCTTTAGAGTATTTGATGATCCCCCCCATTAATAACCCTCTAGTTTACGGCCTGAGTCTGCCTCAAatcaaaatagttatttttagaTTTTTGAAGAAGGGTCCTGATGTGAAAGACTCAGCATAG